One part of the Mesorhizobium sp. M4B.F.Ca.ET.058.02.1.1 genome encodes these proteins:
- a CDS encoding LysR family transcriptional regulator codes for MAALGNPVGISGGYDELPGDGETLLRSGLSLRHMRMIAALDDHGRVSAAAQVMNISQPAASRMISEMEAVLDVKLCERLPRGITLTPYGKALARRARSILLEMREADREISELKAGKGGSVFLGAVTAPAIELAVPAIREIRRLYPRIEITMQVETSNVLARELIASRHDFIIARIPDDLNPRLFESRVIGVEKACLIVRRGHPLSNGKAVRLEETAAYDWVFQSGGSPLRQAMESNFLNRNIALPDRILNTSSLLLTLVMVAQSDAIAPVSVQVAKFIQNPDGLAGAIDVVQTEFDIEVRPYSLITVKNRVLSPAAKMLHDFILREVG; via the coding sequence ATGGCGGCATTGGGCAATCCTGTTGGTATTTCAGGTGGATACGACGAGCTGCCGGGAGATGGCGAAACGCTTCTGCGCAGCGGGCTCAGCCTGCGCCATATGCGCATGATCGCAGCCCTTGACGATCACGGCCGGGTAAGCGCCGCGGCCCAGGTGATGAACATATCGCAGCCCGCCGCCTCGCGCATGATTTCGGAAATGGAGGCGGTGCTCGACGTGAAGCTCTGCGAGCGGCTGCCGCGCGGCATCACGCTGACGCCCTACGGCAAGGCGCTGGCCAGGCGCGCGCGCTCGATCCTGCTCGAGATGCGCGAGGCCGACCGCGAGATCTCTGAGCTCAAGGCGGGCAAGGGTGGCTCGGTATTCCTGGGCGCAGTGACGGCGCCGGCGATCGAACTGGCGGTGCCGGCGATCCGCGAGATCCGCCGCCTCTATCCGCGCATCGAGATCACCATGCAGGTCGAGACCTCGAACGTGCTGGCACGCGAGCTGATTGCGTCGCGCCACGATTTCATCATCGCGCGCATTCCCGACGATCTCAATCCGCGTCTGTTCGAATCGCGCGTCATCGGCGTCGAGAAGGCCTGCCTGATCGTGCGCCGAGGCCACCCGCTGAGCAACGGCAAGGCGGTGCGGCTGGAGGAGACCGCCGCCTATGACTGGGTCTTCCAGTCCGGCGGCTCGCCGCTGCGCCAGGCGATGGAGAGCAATTTCCTCAACCGCAACATCGCGCTCCCGGATCGCATCCTCAACACCAGCTCGCTGCTGCTCACCCTGGTCATGGTGGCGCAGTCCGATGCTATTGCGCCGGTGTCGGTGCAGGTGGCGAAATTCATCCAGAATCCCGACGGGCTGGCCGGCGCCATCGATGTCGTCCAGACCGAGTTCGACATCGAGGTCCGGCCCTACAGCCTGATCACGGTGAAGAACCGCGTGCTCTCTCCGGCCGCCAAGATGCTGCACGATTTCATCCTGCGCGAAGTTGGGTGA
- the chvE gene encoding multiple monosaccharide ABC transporter substrate-binding protein — protein MKIIKTLAAVAALGIAAMTLPAHAGEGLVGVLMPTKTSQRWINDGDAVKSQLEALGYTVDLQYAQDDIPNQLSQLENEITKGPKALIIASIDGTTMADALQKANDAGVVVVAYDRLIKKTPNVDYYTTFDNFGVGVIQANSLVKGLKERFPNTKPWNVELFGGSPDDNNAFFFYNGAISVLQPLIDDGSIKIKSGQTGMDKVGTLRWLAATAQARMDNLLSANYSDGSRVDGVLSPYDGLSRGITASLRAVGYGTDAQPWPIVTGQDAETASVKLIISGEQYSTVFKDTRELAKATVQLVDKVLSGGKPDGLDEKTYNNDVKVVPSILLTPHEVDKSNYQAQVVDSGYIKADELK, from the coding sequence GTGAAAATCATCAAGACACTGGCCGCCGTGGCGGCCCTTGGCATCGCGGCCATGACGCTGCCGGCGCATGCAGGCGAAGGCCTTGTCGGCGTGCTGATGCCGACAAAGACCTCGCAGCGCTGGATCAATGACGGCGACGCCGTCAAGTCGCAGCTCGAGGCTCTCGGCTACACCGTCGACCTGCAGTACGCGCAGGACGACATCCCGAACCAGCTCAGCCAGCTGGAAAACGAAATCACCAAGGGCCCGAAGGCGCTGATCATCGCCTCGATCGACGGCACCACGATGGCCGACGCGCTGCAGAAGGCCAACGACGCGGGCGTCGTCGTCGTCGCCTATGACCGCCTGATCAAGAAGACCCCGAACGTCGACTACTACACCACCTTCGACAATTTCGGCGTCGGCGTGATCCAGGCGAACTCCCTGGTCAAGGGCCTCAAGGAGCGCTTCCCGAACACCAAGCCGTGGAACGTCGAACTGTTCGGCGGCTCGCCGGACGACAACAACGCCTTCTTCTTCTACAATGGCGCGATCTCCGTCCTGCAGCCGCTGATCGACGACGGCTCGATCAAGATCAAGTCCGGCCAGACCGGCATGGACAAGGTCGGCACGCTGCGCTGGCTCGCCGCCACCGCCCAGGCGCGCATGGACAACCTGCTCTCGGCCAACTACTCGGACGGCAGCCGCGTCGATGGCGTTCTGTCGCCCTATGACGGCCTGTCGCGCGGCATCACCGCCTCGCTGCGCGCCGTCGGTTACGGTACCGACGCACAGCCCTGGCCGATCGTGACCGGTCAGGACGCCGAGACCGCCTCGGTGAAGCTGATCATCTCGGGCGAGCAGTACTCGACGGTGTTCAAGGACACCCGCGAACTGGCCAAGGCCACCGTGCAGCTGGTCGACAAGGTGCTCTCCGGCGGCAAGCCCGACGGCCTCGACGAAAAGACCTACAACAACGACGTCAAGGTCGTCCCCTCGATCCTGTTGACGCCGCATGAGGTCGACAAGTCGAACTACCAGGCGCAGGTAGTCGACTCCGGCTACATCAAGGCCGACGAGCTGAAGTAA
- a CDS encoding histone deacetylase, protein MPLQIVHHPGYDAGFAVNHRFPMSKYPLLMQALEARGLASRDTLAMPEPAPASWLKLAHAADYVDQVLACQVPERIEREIGFPVGPRVSLRAQLAAGGTVLAARLALRHGIACNAAGGSHHARRAQGAGFCTFNDVAVASLVLLAEGAVGSILIVDLDVHQGDGTADILKDEPRAFTFSMHGERNYPVRKIASDLDVALPDGTGDTAYLERLGGILPELSARTRWDIVFYNAGVDVHAGDRLGRLSLSDDGLRARDAMVLRHFRGLGMPVCGVVGGGYSTDVVTLAARHAILFEVASGFV, encoded by the coding sequence ATGCCGCTGCAGATCGTCCACCACCCCGGCTATGACGCCGGTTTCGCCGTCAACCACCGCTTCCCGATGAGCAAGTATCCGCTGCTGATGCAGGCGCTTGAGGCGCGCGGACTGGCGAGCCGCGACACGCTCGCCATGCCCGAGCCGGCGCCGGCATCGTGGCTGAAGCTGGCGCACGCGGCCGACTATGTCGACCAGGTCCTGGCCTGCCAGGTGCCGGAAAGGATCGAACGCGAGATCGGCTTTCCGGTCGGTCCGCGGGTTTCGCTCAGGGCACAGCTTGCCGCCGGTGGCACGGTGCTGGCGGCGCGGCTGGCGCTGAGGCACGGCATCGCCTGCAACGCCGCCGGCGGCAGCCACCATGCGCGGCGCGCGCAGGGCGCCGGCTTCTGCACCTTCAACGACGTCGCCGTCGCCTCGCTGGTGCTGCTTGCCGAGGGTGCCGTGGGCAGCATCCTGATCGTCGACCTCGACGTGCATCAGGGCGACGGCACGGCGGATATCCTGAAGGACGAACCACGCGCGTTCACCTTTTCCATGCATGGCGAGCGCAACTATCCGGTGCGCAAGATCGCCTCTGACCTAGACGTCGCGCTGCCTGACGGCACCGGCGACACGGCCTATCTCGAGAGGCTCGGCGGCATCCTGCCGGAACTGTCGGCCAGAACGCGCTGGGACATCGTCTTCTACAATGCCGGCGTCGACGTCCACGCCGGGGACAGGCTGGGCCGGCTGTCACTCAGCGATGACGGCCTGCGCGCCCGCGATGCGATGGTTCTCCGCCATTTTCGCGGGCTCGGCATGCCGGTCTGCGGCGTCGTCGGCGGCGGCTATTCGACGGACGTGGTAACACTTGCCGCGCGTCACGCCATCCTGTTCGAGGTGGCGTCAGGCTTCGTCTGA
- a CDS encoding DUF6460 domain-containing protein, which produces MSALTRFLGDSPLRVLIKLLVVSFLVGLVMHAFGWSPMDVYHGIRQFFLDLWNLGFHAIDRFLGYIVLGAAIVVPVFILLRIASYRK; this is translated from the coding sequence TTGTCCGCACTGACGCGCTTTCTCGGTGACTCACCGCTCCGGGTGCTGATCAAGCTGCTTGTGGTCTCGTTCCTCGTCGGCCTTGTGATGCACGCCTTCGGCTGGTCGCCGATGGACGTCTACCACGGCATCCGCCAGTTCTTCCTCGACCTGTGGAATCTTGGCTTCCATGCCATCGACCGTTTCCTCGGCTATATCGTTTTGGGCGCGGCGATTGTCGTGCCGGTCTTCATCCTGCTCAGGATCGCCAGCTACAGGAAGTGA
- a CDS encoding glycosyltransferase, producing the protein MPLFSILITDDQSADLPERVSENIRSFKAAHPGEEHVLFGEAELSEFIAAHFDTEVLSAFRTLRPYTYKADLAKYCLLYERGGVYADLSYEFLRGVPREKGRLSVFRDLLSSTPWDTSLGVVAAPMRHRAMAKAIELVCANVKREYYGPTALCPTGPTLFGKAIAMTCDPEDLIVGEAVRLTLPTGEGEPAQKPSHCLQHAKELVAIKRKRGGGPVSELGIGGGNRYNRLWRYREVYRERPPWARILRWRFW; encoded by the coding sequence ATGCCGCTATTCAGCATTCTCATAACGGACGATCAGAGCGCTGACCTTCCCGAACGGGTCAGCGAGAACATCCGCTCGTTCAAGGCCGCGCATCCGGGCGAGGAGCATGTCCTGTTCGGGGAAGCCGAATTGAGCGAGTTCATCGCGGCGCATTTCGACACCGAGGTGTTATCGGCTTTCCGCACCTTGCGCCCCTACACCTACAAGGCAGACCTCGCCAAATACTGCCTGCTCTACGAACGGGGCGGCGTCTACGCCGACCTTTCCTATGAATTCCTGCGCGGCGTTCCGCGCGAAAAGGGCCGCCTGTCGGTATTTCGTGACTTGCTGAGCTCGACGCCATGGGACACCAGCCTCGGCGTGGTCGCCGCCCCCATGCGCCACAGGGCCATGGCCAAGGCCATCGAGTTGGTCTGCGCCAACGTCAAACGCGAATATTACGGGCCGACCGCCTTGTGCCCGACCGGACCGACGCTGTTCGGTAAGGCCATCGCCATGACCTGCGATCCGGAAGACCTAATCGTCGGAGAGGCGGTCAGGTTGACGCTGCCGACAGGCGAGGGCGAACCTGCGCAGAAGCCGAGCCATTGCCTTCAGCACGCCAAGGAACTGGTGGCGATCAAGCGCAAGCGGGGAGGCGGCCCAGTGTCGGAACTCGGCATCGGCGGCGGCAACCGCTACAATAGGCTCTGGCGCTACCGGGAAGTCTATCGCGAACGGCCGCCATGGGCCCGCATCTTGCGTTGGCGGTTTTGGTGA